From one Phoenix dactylifera cultivar Barhee BC4 unplaced genomic scaffold, palm_55x_up_171113_PBpolish2nd_filt_p 000204F, whole genome shotgun sequence genomic stretch:
- the LOC103712058 gene encoding protein EARLY FLOWERING 5-like isoform X1: MKTTKGGRAMNPTDAYRKELRKKELKRNKKERKKVREVGILKKDPDAIREQIKKLEMMKADGALDKARKHKKRQLEDTLNLVLKKRKEYEEKMLEKGEAPVMFSHLGPPRRRTTAEEEERSKHPKPEDSVYYHPTLNPTGAPPPGKPPMYKSSIGPRIPLPTSSGAASTSKSESEEATLSVPPPPPPPPPPLPASGEMTSVDESAVPASIPLPPPPPVPPKPMADSKASLPPPPPPPGPPPKEPVAAQTSRPPPPPPPLQQPSHLPPPGTNGREFDNSKNAATERISLKESDQATAVLPPPPPPPGLPTKSANSQSDATASESSANIASISNDNSKMAPLLPPPPRQPPPMPHRLPLIHPLQHDVMPPGVARFPPPPPEIRPPLMVPGVPNRPAPPGMVPPQIPRPPFAAPPGPPGVLRPPVPPGLPPTQDDDLAALKPAPPQKPSYVKSAASTVVRRPLAQHTPELTAMVPASVRVRRQTALPKPKPKPQLSTAATAPRPSAPTAIGKSETAAASSAPKAQSIDDSYMAFLEDMKALGALDG, from the exons ATGAAGACGACAAAGGGAGGGAGGGCCATGAACCCTACCGACGCATATCGAAAGGAGCTCCGAAAGAAGGAGCTCAAAAGG aacaaaaaagaaaggaagaaggtgcGAGAGGTTGGGATCTTGAAGAAAGATCCTGATGCCATCAGGGAGCAGATCAAGAAGTTAGAAATGATGA AAGCAGATGGTGCTCTAGACAAGGCGAGAAAACATAAGAAGAGACAGCTTGAAGACACACTTAACCTAGTTTTGAAGAAAAGGAAG GAGTATGAAGAGAAAATGCTTGAAAAAGGAGAGGCACCAGTAATGTTCAG CCATTTGGGTCCCCCTCGAAGACGAACAACtgcagaagaagaggaaagatctAAACATCCAAAGCCTGAG GACTCAGTTTACTATCATCCTACATTAAACCCAACAGGGGCACCACCTCCTGGAAAACCTCCCATGTATAAGTCTTCTATAG GACCCAGGATACCATTGCCAACTTCGAGTGGTGCAGCATCAACATCAAAGTCAGAGTCAGAAGAAGCAACTCTGTCTGTacctcctccccctccacccCCACCACCCCCCTTGCCAGCCTCTGGTGAAATGACTTCTGTTGATGAATCTGCTGTACCTGCATCTATACCTTTGCCGCCCCCACCACCAGTCCCACCCAAGCCAATGGCTGATTCAAAAGCATCATTACCTCCTCCCCCACCACCTCCAGGACCGCCACCCAAAGAACCAGTTGCAGCTCAGACATCGCGGCctccacccccacccccaccaCTCCAGCAGCCTTCCCATCTTCCTCCACCAGGTACAAATGGAAGAGAATTTGATAATAGCAAAAATGCAGCAACAGAGCGCATAAGTCTCAAAGAATCTGATCAG GCGACAGCTGTGCTCCCTCCGCCTCCGCCACCACCTGGGCTACCAACAAAATCTGCAAATAGCCAGTCTGATGCCACAGCATCTGAATCTAGTGCAAATATCGCTTCAATCTCGAATGACAATTCTAAGATGGCACCATTGCTGCCACCACCTCCAAGGCAACCACCCCCAATGCCTCACAGACTTCCTTTGATCCACCCTTTACAACACGATGTGATGCCTCCAGGTGTTGCACGCTTCCCCCCACCTCCACCAGAAATCAGGCCTCCATTGATGGTTCCTGGAGTTCCTAACAGACCTGCTCCTCCGGGCATGGTTCCACCACAAATTCCTAGGCCACCTTTTGCTGCACCCCCCGGACCACCTGGAGTTCTGAGGCCTCCAGTTCCTCCAGGTCTTCCTCCTACTCAAGATGATGATCTTGCTGCCTTGAAGCCCGCTCCACCTCAGAAGCCATCATATGTCAAATCAGCTGCATCTACTGTTGTTAGGAGACCACTAGCTCAGCACACCCCAGAACTAACAGCTATG GTTCCTGCATCAGTGCGTGTGAGAAGACAGACTGCTCTtccaaaaccaaaaccaaaaccaCAGCTCTCAACAGCAGCTACAGCTCCCAGGCCTTCAGCCCCCACAGCCATTGGGAAGTCAGAGACAGCGGCTGCCTCATCAGCACCAAAGGCACAGAGCATTGATGACTCATATATGGCCTTCTTGGAGGACATGAAAGCCCTGGGTGCCCTGGATGGTTAG
- the LOC103712060 gene encoding uncharacterized protein LOC103712060 isoform X2 has product MAVLLGEDGLGYELARRMEQCGAWRAWLGDAAYAAFAHFLTSPAAWEAFLTASPAASKAHLHLQLRARALLYDKASIALFLRPSSSGGFSISNLNPSYLQLHGDDIYYSLEDDQQDGVQHLAQTRSGSRYSDPENPNSSQRRRHEEWSDSWYNQFSERHRLRHHRFPYGEKESHRRTSEGMSAYVKLRDLHKRKRKAFKEDNYVGAGDPLLENGSSVHSKIVSDVINSTDEEITFFPEMMFPSNCVPDTALLLTNGTKENQKVEVYGVLDNLPAVVSRNPAMIERFGIIPEYHKMGSKYRGKDGSGGVRKPLGQEQASQMTHKAVARLLESMGFEGGTEVSMEVLSEIFSSHICKLGRILKLLSDSYKKQFSSIDLIKMFLQTAGSSNFETLIETMKDGNKGFTHQTQQHVRALQPQHQNPLLQSQQIQRQLHPQMNMLHPQIFQQQQQQQQQWDRLRQRQISTPRGSVMIMDKDQPMVDVKIENMLESSIDNPFSTLNKHQLQLRHQQAMANHLLQSGQQFKQLPSVQIPQLQAQNAYNMRTPPVKVEAFNELMGGDSTLKHEPEHNKLTSPPK; this is encoded by the exons ATGGCGGTGTTGCTGGGGGAGGACGGGCTGGGCTACGAGCTCGCGCGGAGGATGGAGCAGTGCGGGGCGTGGCGGGCGTGGCTCGGCGACGCCGCGTACGCCGCCTTCGCCCACTTCCTCACCTCCCCCGCCGCATGGGAGGCCTTCCTGACCGCTTCCCCCGCCGCCTCCAAAGCCCACCTCCATCTCCAGCTCCGAGCCCGCGCACTCCTCTATGACAAGGCCTCCATCGCTCTCTTcctccgcccctcctcctccggtgGCTTCTCTATTTCCAACCTCAACCCCAGCT ATCTGCAGTTGCATGGGGATGATATTTATTACTCATTGGAAGATGATCAGCAAGATGGAGTTCAACATCTA GCACAAACTAGATCAGGATCAAGATACAGTGATCCTGAGAATCCAAATTCCTCCCAGAGGCGTAGGCATGAAGAGTGGTCTGATTCATGGTATAACCAATTTAGTGAAAGGCATAGATTAAGACATCACAGATTCCCATATGGCGAAAAGGAGTCACACAGACGAACATCTGAGGGAATGTCTGCATATGTCAAGCTTCGTGATTTAcataaaagaaagaggaaagcaTTTAAGGAGGACAACTATGTTGGTGCTGGTGATCCTCTCTTGGAGAATGGGTCGTCCGTACATTCCAAAATTGTTTCAGATGTAATTAATTCAACTGATGAAGAAATTACATTCTTCCCAGAAATGATGTTTCCATCTAACTGTGTACCTGATACTGCACTCCTACTGACAAATGGAACGAAGGAGAATCAGAAAGTAGAAGTTTATGGGGTTCTTGATAATTTGCCTGCTGTAGTAAGCCGGAATCCAGCAATGATAGAAAGGTTTGGCATAATACCCGAGTATCATAAGATGGGAAGCAAATATAGAGGAAAAGATGGATCTGGAGGGGTGAGGAAGCCTCTTGGTCAAGAGCAAGCATCCCAGATGACTCACAAGGCAGTGGCTCGTTTGTTGGAAAGTATGGGTTTTGAAGGTGGGACTGAAGTCTCAATGGAAGTCCTCTCAGAAATTTTTAGTAGTCATATCTGTAAATTAGGCCGCATCTTGAAGCTTCTTAGTGATAGCTACAAAAAGCAATTCTCATCGATTGATCTCATTAAGATGTTTCTGCAAACTGCAGGATCCAG TAATTTTGAGACCTTAATAGAAACTATGAAGGATGGTAACAAGGGCTTCACCCACCAAACACAACAACACGTTCGTGCACTCCAGCCACAACATCAGAATCCTCTCCTGCAGTCTCAACAA ATCCAAAGACAATTGCATCCCCAAATGAATATGCTTCACCCCCAGATAtttcagcagcagcagcagcagcagcagcaatggGATAGATTACGCCAACGCCAAATATCCACTCCTCGTGGTTCTGTAATGATTATGGACAAAGATCAGCCAATGGTAGATGTCAAGATTGAAAACATGTTGGAATCGTCAATAGACAACCCATTCAGCACACTCAATAAACATCAACTGCAGTTAAGacaccagcaggcgatggctaATCACCTTCTTCAATCAGGCCAGCAGTTCAAACAACTACCGTCTGTCCAAATTCCTCAGCTTCAAGCACA GAATGCTTATAACATGAGAACACCACCAGTAAAAGTAGAAGCCTTCAATGAATTGATGGGTGGGGATTCAACATTAAAGCATGAGCCGGAGCATAATAAACTGACTTCTCCCCCTAAATAG
- the LOC103712058 gene encoding protein EARLY FLOWERING 5-like isoform X5: MLEKGEAPVMFSHLGPPRRRTTAEEEERSKHPKPEDSVYYHPTLNPTGAPPPGKPPMYKSSIGPRIPLPTSSGAASTSKSESEEATLSVPPPPPPPPPPLPASGEMTSVDESAVPASIPLPPPPPVPPKPMADSKASLPPPPPPPGPPPKEPVAAQTSRPPPPPPPLQQPSHLPPPGTNGREFDNSKNAATERISLKESDQATAVLPPPPPPPGLPTKSANSQSDATASESSANIASISNDNSKMAPLLPPPPRQPPPMPHRLPLIHPLQHDVMPPGVARFPPPPPEIRPPLMVPGVPNRPAPPGMVPPQIPRPPFAAPPGPPGVLRPPVPPGLPPTQDDDLAALKPAPPQKPSYVKSAASTVVRRPLAQHTPELTAMVPASVRVRRQTALPKPKPKPQLSTAATAPRPSAPTAIGKSETAAASSAPKAQSIDDSYMAFLEDMKALGALDG, encoded by the exons ATGCTTGAAAAAGGAGAGGCACCAGTAATGTTCAG CCATTTGGGTCCCCCTCGAAGACGAACAACtgcagaagaagaggaaagatctAAACATCCAAAGCCTGAG GACTCAGTTTACTATCATCCTACATTAAACCCAACAGGGGCACCACCTCCTGGAAAACCTCCCATGTATAAGTCTTCTATAG GACCCAGGATACCATTGCCAACTTCGAGTGGTGCAGCATCAACATCAAAGTCAGAGTCAGAAGAAGCAACTCTGTCTGTacctcctccccctccacccCCACCACCCCCCTTGCCAGCCTCTGGTGAAATGACTTCTGTTGATGAATCTGCTGTACCTGCATCTATACCTTTGCCGCCCCCACCACCAGTCCCACCCAAGCCAATGGCTGATTCAAAAGCATCATTACCTCCTCCCCCACCACCTCCAGGACCGCCACCCAAAGAACCAGTTGCAGCTCAGACATCGCGGCctccacccccacccccaccaCTCCAGCAGCCTTCCCATCTTCCTCCACCAGGTACAAATGGAAGAGAATTTGATAATAGCAAAAATGCAGCAACAGAGCGCATAAGTCTCAAAGAATCTGATCAG GCGACAGCTGTGCTCCCTCCGCCTCCGCCACCACCTGGGCTACCAACAAAATCTGCAAATAGCCAGTCTGATGCCACAGCATCTGAATCTAGTGCAAATATCGCTTCAATCTCGAATGACAATTCTAAGATGGCACCATTGCTGCCACCACCTCCAAGGCAACCACCCCCAATGCCTCACAGACTTCCTTTGATCCACCCTTTACAACACGATGTGATGCCTCCAGGTGTTGCACGCTTCCCCCCACCTCCACCAGAAATCAGGCCTCCATTGATGGTTCCTGGAGTTCCTAACAGACCTGCTCCTCCGGGCATGGTTCCACCACAAATTCCTAGGCCACCTTTTGCTGCACCCCCCGGACCACCTGGAGTTCTGAGGCCTCCAGTTCCTCCAGGTCTTCCTCCTACTCAAGATGATGATCTTGCTGCCTTGAAGCCCGCTCCACCTCAGAAGCCATCATATGTCAAATCAGCTGCATCTACTGTTGTTAGGAGACCACTAGCTCAGCACACCCCAGAACTAACAGCTATG GTTCCTGCATCAGTGCGTGTGAGAAGACAGACTGCTCTtccaaaaccaaaaccaaaaccaCAGCTCTCAACAGCAGCTACAGCTCCCAGGCCTTCAGCCCCCACAGCCATTGGGAAGTCAGAGACAGCGGCTGCCTCATCAGCACCAAAGGCACAGAGCATTGATGACTCATATATGGCCTTCTTGGAGGACATGAAAGCCCTGGGTGCCCTGGATGGTTAG
- the LOC103712058 gene encoding protein EARLY FLOWERING 5-like isoform X4, with protein sequence MCAHGWLFDINSNKAMEYEEKMLEKGEAPVMFSHLGPPRRRTTAEEEERSKHPKPEDSVYYHPTLNPTGAPPPGKPPMYKSSIGPRIPLPTSSGAASTSKSESEEATLSVPPPPPPPPPPLPASGEMTSVDESAVPASIPLPPPPPVPPKPMADSKASLPPPPPPPGPPPKEPVAAQTSRPPPPPPPLQQPSHLPPPGTNGREFDNSKNAATERISLKESDQATAVLPPPPPPPGLPTKSANSQSDATASESSANIASISNDNSKMAPLLPPPPRQPPPMPHRLPLIHPLQHDVMPPGVARFPPPPPEIRPPLMVPGVPNRPAPPGMVPPQIPRPPFAAPPGPPGVLRPPVPPGLPPTQDDDLAALKPAPPQKPSYVKSAASTVVRRPLAQHTPELTAMVPASVRVRRQTALPKPKPKPQLSTAATAPRPSAPTAIGKSETAAASSAPKAQSIDDSYMAFLEDMKALGALDG encoded by the exons ATGTGCGCACATGGCTGGTTATTTGATATCAATTCAAACAAGGCAATG GAGTATGAAGAGAAAATGCTTGAAAAAGGAGAGGCACCAGTAATGTTCAG CCATTTGGGTCCCCCTCGAAGACGAACAACtgcagaagaagaggaaagatctAAACATCCAAAGCCTGAG GACTCAGTTTACTATCATCCTACATTAAACCCAACAGGGGCACCACCTCCTGGAAAACCTCCCATGTATAAGTCTTCTATAG GACCCAGGATACCATTGCCAACTTCGAGTGGTGCAGCATCAACATCAAAGTCAGAGTCAGAAGAAGCAACTCTGTCTGTacctcctccccctccacccCCACCACCCCCCTTGCCAGCCTCTGGTGAAATGACTTCTGTTGATGAATCTGCTGTACCTGCATCTATACCTTTGCCGCCCCCACCACCAGTCCCACCCAAGCCAATGGCTGATTCAAAAGCATCATTACCTCCTCCCCCACCACCTCCAGGACCGCCACCCAAAGAACCAGTTGCAGCTCAGACATCGCGGCctccacccccacccccaccaCTCCAGCAGCCTTCCCATCTTCCTCCACCAGGTACAAATGGAAGAGAATTTGATAATAGCAAAAATGCAGCAACAGAGCGCATAAGTCTCAAAGAATCTGATCAG GCGACAGCTGTGCTCCCTCCGCCTCCGCCACCACCTGGGCTACCAACAAAATCTGCAAATAGCCAGTCTGATGCCACAGCATCTGAATCTAGTGCAAATATCGCTTCAATCTCGAATGACAATTCTAAGATGGCACCATTGCTGCCACCACCTCCAAGGCAACCACCCCCAATGCCTCACAGACTTCCTTTGATCCACCCTTTACAACACGATGTGATGCCTCCAGGTGTTGCACGCTTCCCCCCACCTCCACCAGAAATCAGGCCTCCATTGATGGTTCCTGGAGTTCCTAACAGACCTGCTCCTCCGGGCATGGTTCCACCACAAATTCCTAGGCCACCTTTTGCTGCACCCCCCGGACCACCTGGAGTTCTGAGGCCTCCAGTTCCTCCAGGTCTTCCTCCTACTCAAGATGATGATCTTGCTGCCTTGAAGCCCGCTCCACCTCAGAAGCCATCATATGTCAAATCAGCTGCATCTACTGTTGTTAGGAGACCACTAGCTCAGCACACCCCAGAACTAACAGCTATG GTTCCTGCATCAGTGCGTGTGAGAAGACAGACTGCTCTtccaaaaccaaaaccaaaaccaCAGCTCTCAACAGCAGCTACAGCTCCCAGGCCTTCAGCCCCCACAGCCATTGGGAAGTCAGAGACAGCGGCTGCCTCATCAGCACCAAAGGCACAGAGCATTGATGACTCATATATGGCCTTCTTGGAGGACATGAAAGCCCTGGGTGCCCTGGATGGTTAG
- the LOC103712060 gene encoding uncharacterized protein LOC103712060 isoform X1, protein MAVLLGEDGLGYELARRMEQCGAWRAWLGDAAYAAFAHFLTSPAAWEAFLTASPAASKAHLHLQLRARALLYDKASIALFLRPSSSGGFSISNLNPSYLQLHGDDIYYSLEDDQQDGVQHLAQTRSGSRYSDPENPNSSQRRRHEEWSDSWYNQFSERHRLRHHRFPYGEKESHRRTSEGMSAYVKLRDLHKRKRKAFKEDNYVGAGDPLLENGSSVHSKIVSDVINSTDEEITFFPEMMFPSNCVPDTALLLTNGTKENQKVEVYGVLDNLPAVVSRNPAMIERFGIIPEYHKMGSKYRGKDGSGGVRKPLGQEQASQMTHKAVARLLESMGFEGGTEVSMEVLSEIFSSHICKLGRILKLLSDSYKKQFSSIDLIKMFLQTAGSSNFETLIETMKDGNKGFTHQTQQHVRALQPQHQNPLLQSQQQIQRQLHPQMNMLHPQIFQQQQQQQQQWDRLRQRQISTPRGSVMIMDKDQPMVDVKIENMLESSIDNPFSTLNKHQLQLRHQQAMANHLLQSGQQFKQLPSVQIPQLQAQNAYNMRTPPVKVEAFNELMGGDSTLKHEPEHNKLTSPPK, encoded by the exons ATGGCGGTGTTGCTGGGGGAGGACGGGCTGGGCTACGAGCTCGCGCGGAGGATGGAGCAGTGCGGGGCGTGGCGGGCGTGGCTCGGCGACGCCGCGTACGCCGCCTTCGCCCACTTCCTCACCTCCCCCGCCGCATGGGAGGCCTTCCTGACCGCTTCCCCCGCCGCCTCCAAAGCCCACCTCCATCTCCAGCTCCGAGCCCGCGCACTCCTCTATGACAAGGCCTCCATCGCTCTCTTcctccgcccctcctcctccggtgGCTTCTCTATTTCCAACCTCAACCCCAGCT ATCTGCAGTTGCATGGGGATGATATTTATTACTCATTGGAAGATGATCAGCAAGATGGAGTTCAACATCTA GCACAAACTAGATCAGGATCAAGATACAGTGATCCTGAGAATCCAAATTCCTCCCAGAGGCGTAGGCATGAAGAGTGGTCTGATTCATGGTATAACCAATTTAGTGAAAGGCATAGATTAAGACATCACAGATTCCCATATGGCGAAAAGGAGTCACACAGACGAACATCTGAGGGAATGTCTGCATATGTCAAGCTTCGTGATTTAcataaaagaaagaggaaagcaTTTAAGGAGGACAACTATGTTGGTGCTGGTGATCCTCTCTTGGAGAATGGGTCGTCCGTACATTCCAAAATTGTTTCAGATGTAATTAATTCAACTGATGAAGAAATTACATTCTTCCCAGAAATGATGTTTCCATCTAACTGTGTACCTGATACTGCACTCCTACTGACAAATGGAACGAAGGAGAATCAGAAAGTAGAAGTTTATGGGGTTCTTGATAATTTGCCTGCTGTAGTAAGCCGGAATCCAGCAATGATAGAAAGGTTTGGCATAATACCCGAGTATCATAAGATGGGAAGCAAATATAGAGGAAAAGATGGATCTGGAGGGGTGAGGAAGCCTCTTGGTCAAGAGCAAGCATCCCAGATGACTCACAAGGCAGTGGCTCGTTTGTTGGAAAGTATGGGTTTTGAAGGTGGGACTGAAGTCTCAATGGAAGTCCTCTCAGAAATTTTTAGTAGTCATATCTGTAAATTAGGCCGCATCTTGAAGCTTCTTAGTGATAGCTACAAAAAGCAATTCTCATCGATTGATCTCATTAAGATGTTTCTGCAAACTGCAGGATCCAG TAATTTTGAGACCTTAATAGAAACTATGAAGGATGGTAACAAGGGCTTCACCCACCAAACACAACAACACGTTCGTGCACTCCAGCCACAACATCAGAATCCTCTCCTGCAGTCTCAACAA CAGATCCAAAGACAATTGCATCCCCAAATGAATATGCTTCACCCCCAGATAtttcagcagcagcagcagcagcagcagcaatggGATAGATTACGCCAACGCCAAATATCCACTCCTCGTGGTTCTGTAATGATTATGGACAAAGATCAGCCAATGGTAGATGTCAAGATTGAAAACATGTTGGAATCGTCAATAGACAACCCATTCAGCACACTCAATAAACATCAACTGCAGTTAAGacaccagcaggcgatggctaATCACCTTCTTCAATCAGGCCAGCAGTTCAAACAACTACCGTCTGTCCAAATTCCTCAGCTTCAAGCACA GAATGCTTATAACATGAGAACACCACCAGTAAAAGTAGAAGCCTTCAATGAATTGATGGGTGGGGATTCAACATTAAAGCATGAGCCGGAGCATAATAAACTGACTTCTCCCCCTAAATAG
- the LOC103712058 gene encoding protein EARLY FLOWERING 5-like isoform X3 — MFTYLYSKGWWLHVSVAMCAHGWLFDINSNKAMEYEEKMLEKGEAPVMFSHLGPPRRRTTAEEEERSKHPKPEDSVYYHPTLNPTGAPPPGKPPMYKSSIGPRIPLPTSSGAASTSKSESEEATLSVPPPPPPPPPPLPASGEMTSVDESAVPASIPLPPPPPVPPKPMADSKASLPPPPPPPGPPPKEPVAAQTSRPPPPPPPLQQPSHLPPPGTNGREFDNSKNAATERISLKESDQATAVLPPPPPPPGLPTKSANSQSDATASESSANIASISNDNSKMAPLLPPPPRQPPPMPHRLPLIHPLQHDVMPPGVARFPPPPPEIRPPLMVPGVPNRPAPPGMVPPQIPRPPFAAPPGPPGVLRPPVPPGLPPTQDDDLAALKPAPPQKPSYVKSAASTVVRRPLAQHTPELTAMVPASVRVRRQTALPKPKPKPQLSTAATAPRPSAPTAIGKSETAAASSAPKAQSIDDSYMAFLEDMKALGALDG; from the exons ATGTTTACATATCTTTATTCAAAGG GTTGGTGGCTACATGTGTCGGTGGCTATGTGCGCACATGGCTGGTTATTTGATATCAATTCAAACAAGGCAATG GAGTATGAAGAGAAAATGCTTGAAAAAGGAGAGGCACCAGTAATGTTCAG CCATTTGGGTCCCCCTCGAAGACGAACAACtgcagaagaagaggaaagatctAAACATCCAAAGCCTGAG GACTCAGTTTACTATCATCCTACATTAAACCCAACAGGGGCACCACCTCCTGGAAAACCTCCCATGTATAAGTCTTCTATAG GACCCAGGATACCATTGCCAACTTCGAGTGGTGCAGCATCAACATCAAAGTCAGAGTCAGAAGAAGCAACTCTGTCTGTacctcctccccctccacccCCACCACCCCCCTTGCCAGCCTCTGGTGAAATGACTTCTGTTGATGAATCTGCTGTACCTGCATCTATACCTTTGCCGCCCCCACCACCAGTCCCACCCAAGCCAATGGCTGATTCAAAAGCATCATTACCTCCTCCCCCACCACCTCCAGGACCGCCACCCAAAGAACCAGTTGCAGCTCAGACATCGCGGCctccacccccacccccaccaCTCCAGCAGCCTTCCCATCTTCCTCCACCAGGTACAAATGGAAGAGAATTTGATAATAGCAAAAATGCAGCAACAGAGCGCATAAGTCTCAAAGAATCTGATCAG GCGACAGCTGTGCTCCCTCCGCCTCCGCCACCACCTGGGCTACCAACAAAATCTGCAAATAGCCAGTCTGATGCCACAGCATCTGAATCTAGTGCAAATATCGCTTCAATCTCGAATGACAATTCTAAGATGGCACCATTGCTGCCACCACCTCCAAGGCAACCACCCCCAATGCCTCACAGACTTCCTTTGATCCACCCTTTACAACACGATGTGATGCCTCCAGGTGTTGCACGCTTCCCCCCACCTCCACCAGAAATCAGGCCTCCATTGATGGTTCCTGGAGTTCCTAACAGACCTGCTCCTCCGGGCATGGTTCCACCACAAATTCCTAGGCCACCTTTTGCTGCACCCCCCGGACCACCTGGAGTTCTGAGGCCTCCAGTTCCTCCAGGTCTTCCTCCTACTCAAGATGATGATCTTGCTGCCTTGAAGCCCGCTCCACCTCAGAAGCCATCATATGTCAAATCAGCTGCATCTACTGTTGTTAGGAGACCACTAGCTCAGCACACCCCAGAACTAACAGCTATG GTTCCTGCATCAGTGCGTGTGAGAAGACAGACTGCTCTtccaaaaccaaaaccaaaaccaCAGCTCTCAACAGCAGCTACAGCTCCCAGGCCTTCAGCCCCCACAGCCATTGGGAAGTCAGAGACAGCGGCTGCCTCATCAGCACCAAAGGCACAGAGCATTGATGACTCATATATGGCCTTCTTGGAGGACATGAAAGCCCTGGGTGCCCTGGATGGTTAG
- the LOC103712058 gene encoding protein EARLY FLOWERING 5-like isoform X2, producing MSNNVYISLFKGLPGWWLHVSVAMCAHGWLFDINSNKAMEYEEKMLEKGEAPVMFSHLGPPRRRTTAEEEERSKHPKPEDSVYYHPTLNPTGAPPPGKPPMYKSSIGPRIPLPTSSGAASTSKSESEEATLSVPPPPPPPPPPLPASGEMTSVDESAVPASIPLPPPPPVPPKPMADSKASLPPPPPPPGPPPKEPVAAQTSRPPPPPPPLQQPSHLPPPGTNGREFDNSKNAATERISLKESDQATAVLPPPPPPPGLPTKSANSQSDATASESSANIASISNDNSKMAPLLPPPPRQPPPMPHRLPLIHPLQHDVMPPGVARFPPPPPEIRPPLMVPGVPNRPAPPGMVPPQIPRPPFAAPPGPPGVLRPPVPPGLPPTQDDDLAALKPAPPQKPSYVKSAASTVVRRPLAQHTPELTAMVPASVRVRRQTALPKPKPKPQLSTAATAPRPSAPTAIGKSETAAASSAPKAQSIDDSYMAFLEDMKALGALDG from the exons ATGTCTAACAATGTTTACATATCTTTATTCAAAGG GTTACCAGGTTGGTGGCTACATGTGTCGGTGGCTATGTGCGCACATGGCTGGTTATTTGATATCAATTCAAACAAGGCAATG GAGTATGAAGAGAAAATGCTTGAAAAAGGAGAGGCACCAGTAATGTTCAG CCATTTGGGTCCCCCTCGAAGACGAACAACtgcagaagaagaggaaagatctAAACATCCAAAGCCTGAG GACTCAGTTTACTATCATCCTACATTAAACCCAACAGGGGCACCACCTCCTGGAAAACCTCCCATGTATAAGTCTTCTATAG GACCCAGGATACCATTGCCAACTTCGAGTGGTGCAGCATCAACATCAAAGTCAGAGTCAGAAGAAGCAACTCTGTCTGTacctcctccccctccacccCCACCACCCCCCTTGCCAGCCTCTGGTGAAATGACTTCTGTTGATGAATCTGCTGTACCTGCATCTATACCTTTGCCGCCCCCACCACCAGTCCCACCCAAGCCAATGGCTGATTCAAAAGCATCATTACCTCCTCCCCCACCACCTCCAGGACCGCCACCCAAAGAACCAGTTGCAGCTCAGACATCGCGGCctccacccccacccccaccaCTCCAGCAGCCTTCCCATCTTCCTCCACCAGGTACAAATGGAAGAGAATTTGATAATAGCAAAAATGCAGCAACAGAGCGCATAAGTCTCAAAGAATCTGATCAG GCGACAGCTGTGCTCCCTCCGCCTCCGCCACCACCTGGGCTACCAACAAAATCTGCAAATAGCCAGTCTGATGCCACAGCATCTGAATCTAGTGCAAATATCGCTTCAATCTCGAATGACAATTCTAAGATGGCACCATTGCTGCCACCACCTCCAAGGCAACCACCCCCAATGCCTCACAGACTTCCTTTGATCCACCCTTTACAACACGATGTGATGCCTCCAGGTGTTGCACGCTTCCCCCCACCTCCACCAGAAATCAGGCCTCCATTGATGGTTCCTGGAGTTCCTAACAGACCTGCTCCTCCGGGCATGGTTCCACCACAAATTCCTAGGCCACCTTTTGCTGCACCCCCCGGACCACCTGGAGTTCTGAGGCCTCCAGTTCCTCCAGGTCTTCCTCCTACTCAAGATGATGATCTTGCTGCCTTGAAGCCCGCTCCACCTCAGAAGCCATCATATGTCAAATCAGCTGCATCTACTGTTGTTAGGAGACCACTAGCTCAGCACACCCCAGAACTAACAGCTATG GTTCCTGCATCAGTGCGTGTGAGAAGACAGACTGCTCTtccaaaaccaaaaccaaaaccaCAGCTCTCAACAGCAGCTACAGCTCCCAGGCCTTCAGCCCCCACAGCCATTGGGAAGTCAGAGACAGCGGCTGCCTCATCAGCACCAAAGGCACAGAGCATTGATGACTCATATATGGCCTTCTTGGAGGACATGAAAGCCCTGGGTGCCCTGGATGGTTAG